A single Myxococcales bacterium DNA region contains:
- a CDS encoding superoxide dismutase family protein — protein sequence MSLAHHDIVRCRPPDGGPVSEETLDGTASSNVQVHISGRVTGLSKGQHGFHIHESGDCSAPDAKSAGVGPERVVRRASLTLGDTKWPKQSATTSSTACISGASSSSTAIPETASTA from the coding sequence ATGTCTCTTGCTCACCACGACATCGTTCGCTGTCGTCCCCCGGACGGGGGCCCCGTATCAGAGGAGACACTCGATGGCACCGCTTCAAGCAACGTCCAAGTTCACATCAGCGGCAGGGTGACGGGCCTTTCCAAGGGCCAACACGGGTTTCACATTCATGAGTCCGGAGATTGCAGCGCGCCTGACGCCAAGAGTGCCGGAGTCGGGCCCGAACGGGTCGTGAGGCGCGCTTCACTCACCCTGGGAGACACAAAATGGCCGAAACAGTCAGCGACTACGTCATCAACCGCCTGCATCAGTGGGGCATCAAGCTCGTCTACGGCTATCCCGGAGACGGCATCAACGGCTTGA
- a CDS encoding thiamine pyrophosphate-requiring protein, protein MAETVSDYVINRLHQWGIKLVYGYPGDGINGLMGALDRASDKVRFIQARHEELAAFMATGHAKFTNEVGVCMATSGPGAIHLLNGLYDAAMDHQPVVAIVGQQATTALGADYQQEVDLISLFKDVAHQYVHMCSTPAQARHLVDRAVRIAFAERTVTCIIFPNDVQEMEAVPTPPRVHGTSLSGIGYHTPRIIPRDTDLDRAAEVLNEGKRVAMLVGAGAKKAAGLVIETAQVLGAGVAKALLGKDVLPDDLPFVTGSIGLLGTKPSDYMMQNCDTLLVVGSSFPYSEWLPKEGQARGVQIDVKPRMLGLRYPMEVNLCGDAQETLAALLPRLRPKADKSWQERLAREVIAWWKLMEERAMNSAQPINPQRVFWELSPRLPDRCILTCDSGSAANWWARDLKIRSGMMASLSGNLATMGPGVPYALAAKFAHPDRPVIAAVGDGAMQMNGLNGLITIADHYTEWSDPRLIVLVLRNEDLNQVTWEQRVMAGDPKFDASQVLPPFEYAKYGEMLGLRGIVMKTPEDVVPGWEAALTSDRPVVVEAWTDPEVPPLPPHIKVTQAQKFALSVLKGDSHRWRMIKQSAKDLAHGFKPR, encoded by the coding sequence ATGGCCGAAACAGTCAGCGACTACGTCATCAACCGCCTGCATCAGTGGGGCATCAAGCTCGTCTACGGCTATCCCGGAGACGGCATCAACGGCTTGATGGGTGCTTTGGACCGGGCCTCGGACAAGGTCCGCTTCATCCAGGCCCGCCACGAGGAGCTGGCCGCGTTCATGGCCACGGGACATGCGAAGTTCACGAACGAAGTGGGCGTGTGCATGGCGACCTCGGGGCCCGGCGCCATCCACCTGCTCAATGGCCTTTACGACGCTGCCATGGATCATCAGCCTGTCGTGGCCATCGTGGGGCAACAGGCCACCACCGCCCTCGGCGCCGACTATCAGCAAGAAGTCGACCTGATCTCGCTCTTCAAGGACGTGGCCCATCAGTATGTGCACATGTGCTCCACCCCGGCGCAAGCGCGTCACTTGGTTGACCGGGCGGTGCGCATCGCGTTCGCGGAAAGAACGGTGACCTGCATCATCTTCCCCAACGACGTCCAAGAGATGGAGGCCGTGCCCACGCCGCCACGGGTCCATGGCACGTCGCTTTCGGGCATCGGCTACCACACGCCCCGCATCATCCCGCGGGATACCGATCTCGATCGCGCCGCCGAGGTGCTCAACGAGGGTAAACGCGTGGCGATGCTGGTGGGCGCTGGAGCAAAAAAGGCGGCCGGGCTCGTGATTGAAACCGCGCAGGTCCTCGGGGCGGGGGTGGCCAAGGCCCTTTTGGGCAAGGACGTGTTGCCAGATGATCTGCCCTTCGTCACGGGCTCGATTGGCCTTCTGGGAACGAAGCCCAGCGACTACATGATGCAGAACTGCGACACCCTTCTCGTCGTGGGCAGCAGCTTTCCCTATTCAGAGTGGCTCCCCAAGGAAGGTCAGGCGCGGGGCGTCCAGATCGACGTGAAGCCGCGCATGCTGGGGCTCCGTTATCCCATGGAGGTCAACCTGTGCGGTGACGCCCAGGAGACCTTGGCTGCGCTCTTGCCCCGTCTGAGGCCCAAGGCCGATAAGTCTTGGCAGGAACGCCTCGCTCGCGAGGTCATCGCGTGGTGGAAGCTGATGGAAGAGCGTGCGATGAACAGCGCACAGCCCATCAACCCCCAGCGCGTGTTCTGGGAGCTGTCGCCCCGGCTGCCGGATCGCTGCATCCTCACCTGTGATTCGGGCTCGGCGGCCAACTGGTGGGCCCGGGATCTCAAGATCCGCTCGGGCATGATGGCTTCCCTGTCTGGCAATCTGGCCACCATGGGCCCCGGCGTGCCCTACGCATTGGCTGCCAAGTTCGCCCACCCAGATCGCCCGGTGATCGCCGCCGTGGGCGACGGGGCGATGCAGATGAACGGCCTCAATGGACTCATCACGATTGCGGATCACTACACCGAGTGGTCCGACCCCCGGCTCATCGTTTTGGTGTTGCGAAACGAAGATCTCAATCAGGTCACGTGGGAGCAGCGGGTGATGGCCGGCGATCCAAAGTTCGACGCCTCGCAGGTGCTCCCTCCCTTCGAGTATGCGAAGTACGGCGAGATGTTGGGCCTGCGTGGCATCGTAATGAAGACACCGGAGGACGTCGTTCCGGGCTGGGAAGCTGCGCTCACGTCCGACCGGCCCGTCGTGGTCGAAGCGTGGACAGACCCCGAGGTGCCTCCGTTACCCCCTCACATCAAGGTGACGCAGGCGCAGAAGTTCGCGCTCTCCGTCCTCAAGGGAGACTCGCATCGCTGGCGCATGATCAAGCAGTCCGCGAAAGATCTCGCCCACGGGTTCAAGCCCCGCTGA